The sequence AAGAAACGGGCGATCGCGGCGACTTCAAGTTGCGCCGCGGCTACACGAAGGCGTTTCGCGATCGCGTTGAAATCGCACCGCAGCGCATCGTAGATTTGGGCTGTAGCGTCGGGTTGAGCACGTTTGAGCTAGAAGAAATCTATCCCGAAGCCGAAATCACGGGGGTCGATCTGTCACCGTACTTTCTGTCCGTGGCCCACCGGCGCGGGCAAGAGCGTCGGTCGAGCATTCAATGGCGACATTCAGCAGCAGAAACAACGGGGCTGCCGGCTGGCAAGTGGGATTTAGTATCGATTTGCTTGGTCTTTCACGAATTGCCCCAGCAAGCCGCCCTAGCCGTCCTCAAAGAGGCACGACGGTTGTTAAAACCGGGTGGATATCTAACTTTCATGGATATGAACCCACAGTCGGAGGCATATAAAACCATGCCGCCCTACGTGTTGACACTGCTTAAAAGCACCGAACCGTACCTGGACGAGTATTTCTCGTTGGATTTAGAAGGCGCGATCGCGTCGGCCGGCTTCACTCCACCGACAGTAAGG comes from Rubidibacter lacunae KORDI 51-2 and encodes:
- a CDS encoding class I SAM-dependent methyltransferase, which gives rise to MSSRLAVTAINGLLAVKPLAAVAKRQARQKIVKRAEANGIPWRENVRQLQQQNLQADYDAIANPNLEYPEYYCRPFHAYAEGNLNWQAAWEAESAAMAVHAILCEETGDRGDFKLRRGYTKAFRDRVEIAPQRIVDLGCSVGLSTFELEEIYPEAEITGVDLSPYFLSVAHRRGQERRSSIQWRHSAAETTGLPAGKWDLVSICLVFHELPQQAALAVLKEARRLLKPGGYLTFMDMNPQSEAYKTMPPYVLTLLKSTEPYLDEYFSLDLEGAIASAGFTPPTVRFNSPRHRTLIARAL